A single window of Syntrophus aciditrophicus SB DNA harbors:
- a CDS encoding winged helix-turn-helix domain-containing protein, whose amino-acid sequence MNIQYKIWLEKDGRVLFGKGRDELLKAIAECRSLNAAAKKLNMSYRAAWGRLKASEKRLGIPLVEIESQKQGMHLTEQAEALLKAFDQLDEEVSSLIAQRTQQLSFICNPDNRKKDSPNSP is encoded by the coding sequence TTGAACATCCAATACAAGATATGGCTGGAAAAGGATGGCCGCGTCCTTTTCGGCAAGGGCCGCGACGAACTGCTTAAGGCTATCGCGGAGTGCCGGAGTCTGAATGCAGCCGCCAAAAAACTGAATATGTCTTATCGGGCCGCCTGGGGCAGGTTGAAGGCTTCCGAGAAACGACTGGGCATCCCCCTCGTGGAAATCGAATCGCAGAAGCAGGGGATGCATCTGACCGAGCAGGCTGAAGCGCTGCTCAAGGCTTTCGATCAGCTCGATGAGGAAGTCTCTTCCCTGATCGCTCAAAGGACTCAGCAATTGTCCTTTATCTGTAACCCCGACAACAGGAAAAAGGATTCTCCCAATAGCCCGTAA